A stretch of the Serratia marcescens genome encodes the following:
- a CDS encoding heme-degrading domain-containing protein produces the protein MNIDDELQALSEQEATLAFTHFDAATAWELGAALKTAAERRGLSIAIEIQLAGQTLFYYAMPGATPDIADWVRRKRNLVNHFHKSSYAIGLRLQQRQTSLEERYGLSVRDYSVHGGAFPLTLTGLGCVGSISISGAPQKDDHQLLVSTLANFLGLSLPELH, from the coding sequence ATGAATATCGACGATGAACTGCAGGCGCTCAGCGAACAGGAAGCGACGCTGGCCTTTACCCATTTTGACGCCGCCACCGCCTGGGAGCTGGGCGCGGCGCTGAAAACCGCCGCCGAGCGGCGCGGCCTGAGCATCGCCATCGAGATCCAACTGGCCGGGCAAACGCTGTTTTATTACGCCATGCCGGGCGCCACGCCGGACATTGCCGACTGGGTGCGGCGCAAGCGCAATCTGGTGAACCATTTTCACAAAAGCTCTTACGCCATCGGCCTGCGCCTGCAGCAGCGACAAACGTCGCTGGAGGAACGCTACGGGCTGAGCGTGCGCGACTATTCGGTGCACGGCGGCGCCTTCCCGCTCACCCTAACCGGCCTCGGCTGCGTCGGTAGCATCAGCATTTCCGGTGCGCCGCAGAAGGACGATCACCAACTGCTGGTGAGTACTTTAGCGAATTTTCTCGGCTTATCCCTGCCCGAACTCCACTAG
- a CDS encoding GGDEF domain-containing protein — MTYIASIPAIYSDACITYATLSVSYFVLSKNAPFSYRSALWKRVVFGLLAGVAVLYLSQDRLELTDKVHYSFAMIPMILVTFFGGGVSGLVSFLFAMALTGGFTVDNLFIASILVPLLLSRVWLKKSHWVFYLTIGAIALYRIAVVWLLVDMSGLWLDVLLYQAISALCLAICYHALNFKERHIYAYFAMRARATTDSLTHINNRASVDYHLMLQRAERRPCGLMILDLDDFKKINDTYGHPAGDVLLASVGRLLQNSVRNEDFVGRYGGEEFMVITASYDPQVIGGVAERIRSAVASSTFLLNAHDEAHITLSIGVSLYLPGMTLDKAIAMTDEALYEAKRSGKNRVVTSRVMQLAPLGAGFTRE, encoded by the coding sequence ATGACCTACATTGCGTCCATTCCCGCCATTTACAGCGACGCCTGCATCACCTACGCCACGCTGTCGGTAAGCTATTTCGTTCTCAGTAAAAACGCGCCGTTCTCCTACCGTTCTGCGCTGTGGAAGCGCGTCGTATTCGGCCTGTTGGCCGGGGTGGCGGTGCTCTATCTAAGCCAGGACCGGCTGGAGCTGACCGATAAGGTGCACTACAGCTTTGCGATGATCCCGATGATCCTGGTGACGTTCTTTGGCGGCGGCGTCAGCGGGCTGGTGAGCTTTTTGTTCGCCATGGCGCTGACCGGCGGTTTCACCGTCGATAACCTGTTTATCGCCTCAATCCTGGTGCCGCTGCTGCTGTCGCGAGTGTGGCTGAAGAAATCCCACTGGGTGTTTTATCTGACGATCGGCGCTATCGCGCTGTATCGAATCGCGGTGGTGTGGCTGCTGGTGGACATGAGCGGGCTGTGGCTGGACGTGTTGCTGTACCAGGCGATTTCCGCGCTCTGCCTGGCGATTTGCTACCATGCGCTGAATTTCAAAGAGCGCCACATCTACGCCTATTTCGCGATGCGCGCACGCGCCACCACCGACAGCCTGACCCATATCAACAACCGCGCCAGCGTCGATTATCACCTGATGCTGCAGCGCGCCGAACGCCGCCCGTGCGGGCTGATGATCCTCGATTTGGATGACTTCAAAAAGATCAACGACACCTACGGCCATCCGGCCGGCGACGTGCTGCTGGCCAGCGTCGGCCGGCTGTTGCAAAACAGCGTGCGCAACGAGGACTTTGTCGGGCGTTACGGCGGCGAGGAGTTTATGGTGATCACCGCCAGCTACGATCCGCAGGTCATCGGCGGGGTGGCGGAGCGTATTCGCAGCGCGGTGGCGAGTTCGACGTTCTTGCTGAACGCCCACGATGAAGCTCACATCACGCTGTCCATCGGCGTGTCGCTGTATCTGCCCGGCATGACGCTGGACAAGGCGATCGCCATGACCGACGAAGCGTTGTATGAGGCGAAGCGCAGCGGCAAAAACCGGGTGGTGACCAGCCGCGTAATGCAGCTGGCGCCGCTGGGTGCCGGTTTCACGCGCGAATAA
- the mfd gene encoding transcription-repair coupling factor, with protein sequence MSTSDNRNRSSSPRYSLPDRAGDLRQLGQLTGAACAVECAEIVERHPGPVMLIAPDMQNALRLRDEIQQFTDQMVTTLSDWETLPYDSFSPHQEIISDRLSSLYHLPTMARGVIILPVNTLMQRVCPHEFLHGHALVMKKGQRLSRDKLRAQLEQAGYRSVDQVMEHGEFATRGALLDLYPMGSDEPYRIDFFDDEIDSLRIFDVDSQRTLSEVEAINLLPAHEFPTDKNAIELFRSQWREQFEVRRDAEHIYQQVSKSAWPAGIEYWQPLFFSQPLPSLFSYLPANTLIVNTGDLEGAAERFWQDVNQRYESRRVDPMRPLLAPDTLWLRVDALFGELKAWPRIALKTDELPAKAGNTNLDYHTLPDLAVQAQHKSPLDNLRRFIEGFDGSVIFSVESEGRRETLQDLLGRIKLAPALIQRLDQAETAGRYMMVGAAEHGFLDGLRQRALICESDLLGERVSRRRQDNRRTINTDTLIRNLAELHPGQPVVHLEHGVGRYVGLTTLEAGGIKAEYLILSYAGEDKLYVPVSSLHLISRYAGGADENAPLHKLGGDAWTRARQKAAERVRDVAAELLDIYAQRAAKAGFAFKHNREQYQLFCQSFPFETTPDQEQAINAVLSDMCQPLAMDRLVCGDVGFGKTEVAMRAAFLAVENGKQVAVLVPTTLLAQQHFDNFRDRFATWPIRIEMMSRFRSAKEQQQVLDDAAEGKVDIIIGTHKLLQSDLRWKDLGLLIVDEEHRFGVRHKERIKAMRADVDILTLTATPIPRTLNMAMSGMRDLSIIATPPARRLAVKTFVREYDSLVVREAILREVLRGGQVYYLYNDVENIEKAAQRLAELVPEARIAIGHGQMRERDLERVMNDFHHQRFNVLVCTTIIETGIDIPSANTIIIERADRFGLAQLHQLRGRVGRSHHQAYAYLLTPNPKAMGTDAHKRLEAIASLEDLGAGFALATHDLEIRGAGELLGEDQSGQMTTVGFSLYMELLESAVDALKNGREPSLEDLTSSQTEVELRMPALLPEDFIPDVNTRLSLYKRIASAKHDGELDELKVELIDRFGQLPDAARNLLQCAALRLHAQKLGIKRIESNERGGFIEFGDNNRVDPGYLIGLLQGNPQVYRLDGPSKLKFTLDLADRQKRLTFTEELLNAFREHTLAA encoded by the coding sequence ATGAGCACTTCCGATAACCGTAACCGTTCTTCATCCCCCCGTTATTCTCTGCCCGATCGCGCGGGCGATCTGCGCCAGCTGGGGCAACTGACCGGCGCGGCCTGCGCCGTGGAGTGCGCCGAGATCGTCGAACGCCACCCAGGCCCGGTGATGCTGATCGCGCCGGACATGCAAAACGCCCTGCGGCTGCGCGACGAGATCCAGCAGTTCACCGACCAGATGGTGACCACGCTGTCCGACTGGGAAACCCTGCCGTACGACAGCTTCTCGCCGCATCAGGAAATCATCTCGGATCGTTTGTCGAGCCTGTATCACCTGCCGACCATGGCGCGCGGCGTGATCATTTTGCCGGTCAACACCCTGATGCAGCGCGTCTGCCCGCATGAGTTCCTGCACGGCCACGCGCTGGTGATGAAGAAAGGCCAGCGCCTGTCGCGCGACAAGCTGCGCGCGCAGCTGGAACAGGCCGGCTACCGCAGCGTCGATCAGGTGATGGAGCACGGCGAATTCGCCACCCGCGGTGCGTTGCTCGATCTTTACCCGATGGGCAGCGATGAGCCTTACCGCATCGACTTCTTCGATGACGAAATCGACAGCCTGCGCATCTTCGACGTCGATAGCCAGCGCACGCTGAGCGAAGTCGAGGCCATCAATCTGTTGCCGGCCCACGAGTTCCCCACCGACAAGAACGCCATCGAGCTGTTCCGCAGCCAGTGGCGCGAGCAGTTTGAGGTGCGTCGCGACGCCGAGCACATCTATCAGCAGGTCAGCAAAAGCGCCTGGCCGGCCGGCATCGAATACTGGCAGCCGCTGTTCTTCAGCCAACCGCTGCCGTCGCTGTTCAGCTACCTGCCGGCCAACACGCTGATCGTCAATACCGGCGATCTGGAGGGCGCCGCCGAGCGCTTCTGGCAGGACGTCAATCAGCGTTATGAAAGCCGCCGCGTCGATCCGATGCGCCCGCTGCTGGCGCCGGACACGCTGTGGCTGCGCGTCGACGCGCTGTTCGGCGAGCTGAAGGCCTGGCCGCGCATCGCGCTGAAAACCGATGAGCTGCCGGCCAAGGCCGGCAATACCAATCTGGATTACCATACCCTGCCCGATTTGGCGGTGCAGGCGCAGCATAAATCCCCGCTGGATAATCTGCGGCGCTTTATCGAAGGCTTCGATGGCAGCGTGATTTTCTCCGTCGAGAGCGAGGGGCGGCGTGAAACGCTGCAGGATCTGCTCGGCCGCATCAAGCTGGCGCCGGCGCTGATTCAGCGCCTCGATCAGGCGGAAACGGCGGGCCGTTACATGATGGTCGGCGCCGCTGAACACGGCTTCCTCGACGGCCTGCGCCAGCGGGCGCTGATCTGCGAAAGCGATCTGCTCGGCGAACGCGTCAGCCGCCGCCGGCAGGACAACCGGCGCACCATCAATACCGATACCCTGATCCGCAACCTGGCGGAACTGCATCCCGGCCAGCCGGTGGTGCACCTGGAGCACGGCGTCGGCCGCTACGTCGGCCTGACCACGCTGGAGGCCGGCGGCATCAAGGCCGAGTACCTGATCCTCTCCTACGCCGGTGAGGACAAGCTGTACGTGCCGGTTTCTTCGCTGCATCTGATCAGCCGTTACGCCGGCGGCGCAGACGAAAACGCTCCTTTGCACAAACTGGGCGGCGACGCCTGGACGCGCGCACGGCAGAAAGCGGCCGAGCGGGTGCGCGACGTGGCGGCCGAGCTGCTGGATATCTACGCCCAGCGCGCCGCCAAGGCCGGTTTCGCCTTCAAACACAACCGCGAACAGTATCAGCTGTTCTGCCAGAGCTTCCCGTTCGAAACCACGCCGGATCAGGAACAGGCGATCAACGCGGTGCTGAGCGACATGTGCCAGCCGTTGGCGATGGATCGCCTGGTGTGCGGCGACGTCGGCTTCGGCAAAACCGAAGTGGCGATGCGCGCCGCCTTCCTGGCGGTGGAAAACGGCAAGCAGGTAGCGGTGCTGGTGCCGACCACCCTGCTGGCACAGCAGCACTTCGACAACTTCCGCGATCGCTTCGCCACCTGGCCGATCCGCATCGAGATGATGTCGCGCTTCCGCAGCGCCAAAGAGCAGCAGCAGGTGCTGGACGACGCGGCCGAAGGCAAGGTGGATATCATCATCGGCACCCACAAGCTTTTGCAGAGCGATCTGCGCTGGAAAGACCTGGGGCTGCTGATCGTCGATGAAGAACACCGCTTCGGCGTGCGCCATAAAGAACGCATCAAGGCGATGCGCGCCGACGTCGATATCCTGACGCTGACCGCCACGCCTATCCCGCGGACCCTGAACATGGCGATGAGCGGCATGCGCGATCTGTCGATCATCGCCACCCCGCCGGCACGCCGCCTGGCGGTGAAAACCTTCGTGCGCGAATACGACAGCCTGGTGGTGCGCGAAGCGATCCTGCGCGAAGTGTTGCGCGGCGGCCAGGTTTACTACCTCTATAACGACGTGGAAAACATCGAGAAAGCGGCGCAGCGCCTGGCTGAGTTGGTGCCGGAAGCGCGCATCGCCATCGGCCACGGCCAGATGCGCGAACGCGATCTGGAACGGGTGATGAACGATTTCCACCACCAGCGCTTCAACGTGCTGGTGTGCACCACCATCATCGAGACCGGCATCGATATCCCCAGCGCCAACACCATCATCATCGAGCGCGCCGATCGCTTCGGCCTGGCGCAGCTGCACCAGTTGCGCGGCCGCGTCGGGCGTTCGCACCACCAGGCTTACGCCTATCTGCTGACGCCGAACCCGAAAGCCATGGGCACCGACGCTCATAAACGGCTCGAAGCCATCGCATCGCTGGAAGATCTCGGCGCCGGTTTCGCGCTGGCGACCCACGATCTCGAGATCCGCGGCGCCGGCGAACTGCTGGGTGAAGACCAGAGCGGCCAGATGACCACCGTCGGTTTCTCGCTCTACATGGAGTTGCTGGAAAGCGCCGTCGATGCGTTGAAAAACGGCCGCGAACCGTCGCTGGAAGATCTCACCAGCAGCCAGACCGAAGTGGAGCTGCGCATGCCGGCGCTGTTGCCGGAAGACTTCATTCCCGACGTCAATACCCGTCTATCGCTGTACAAGCGCATCGCCAGCGCGAAGCACGACGGCGAGCTGGATGAGCTGAAGGTCGAGCTGATCGACCGCTTCGGCCAGTTGCCGGACGCGGCGCGCAACCTGTTGCAGTGCGCGGCGCTGCGCCTGCATGCGCAGAAGCTGGGCATCAAACGCATCGAGAGCAACGAGCGCGGCGGCTTTATCGAGTTCGGCGACAACAACCGCGTCGACCCCGGCTATCTGATCGGCCTGTTGCAGGGCAATCCTCAGGTTTACCGTCTGGACGGCCCGAGCAAGCTGAAGTTCACGCTCGATCTGGCCGATCGCCAGAAACGCCTGACGTTCACCGAGGAGCTGCTGAACGCCTTCCGCGAACACACGCTGGCGGCCTGA
- the lolC gene encoding lipoprotein-releasing ABC transporter permease subunit LolC gives MYQPVALFIGLRYMRGRASDRFGRFVSWLSTIGITLGVMALVTVLSVMNGFEKDLENNILGLMPQALVTSPQGSVNPQQLPASEVQKLQGVTRVAPLTTGDVVLQSARSVAVGVMLGVNPDEADPLTPYLVNVKQQQLQPGQYNIIIGEQLAGQLGVKRGDSLRVMVPSASQFTPMGRIPSQRLFTLIGTFHANSEVDGYQLLVNQQDASRLMRYPAGNITGWRLFLQQPLTVDTLSQQPLPAGTVWKDWRDRKGELFQAVRMEKNMMGLLLSLIVAVAAFNIITSLGLLVMEKQGEVAILQTQGLTRRQIMSVFMVQGASAGIIGSLLGTLLGVLLATNLNNLMPILGALIDGASLPVAVDPLQVTIIAVVAMAVSLLSTLYPSWRAAAVQPAEALRYE, from the coding sequence ATGTATCAACCTGTCGCGTTATTCATTGGCCTGCGCTACATGCGCGGGCGAGCCTCAGACCGCTTCGGACGGTTTGTTTCCTGGCTTTCCACCATCGGCATTACGCTGGGGGTGATGGCGTTGGTCACCGTGCTGTCGGTGATGAACGGATTCGAAAAGGATCTGGAGAACAACATCCTCGGCCTGATGCCGCAGGCGTTGGTCACCAGTCCGCAAGGATCGGTCAACCCGCAGCAGCTGCCGGCCTCCGAGGTGCAGAAGCTGCAGGGCGTCACGCGCGTCGCGCCGCTGACCACCGGTGACGTGGTGCTGCAAAGCGCCCGCAGCGTAGCGGTCGGGGTGATGCTCGGCGTCAATCCCGACGAAGCCGATCCGCTGACCCCGTACCTGGTCAACGTCAAGCAGCAACAGCTGCAGCCGGGCCAGTACAACATCATCATCGGTGAACAGCTGGCGGGGCAACTCGGCGTCAAGCGCGGCGATTCGCTGCGCGTGATGGTGCCAAGCGCCAGCCAGTTCACGCCGATGGGCCGCATTCCCAGCCAGCGTCTGTTCACCCTCATCGGCACCTTCCACGCCAACAGCGAGGTGGACGGCTATCAGCTGCTGGTCAACCAACAGGACGCTTCGCGCCTGATGCGCTACCCGGCAGGCAACATCACCGGCTGGCGCCTGTTCCTGCAACAGCCGCTGACGGTCGATACCCTCAGCCAACAGCCGTTGCCGGCGGGCACGGTCTGGAAGGACTGGCGCGATCGCAAGGGCGAGCTGTTCCAGGCTGTGCGCATGGAGAAGAACATGATGGGGCTGCTGCTCAGCCTGATCGTGGCGGTGGCGGCGTTTAACATCATTACCTCGCTCGGCCTGCTGGTGATGGAAAAGCAGGGTGAAGTCGCCATTCTGCAGACCCAGGGGCTGACTCGCCGCCAGATCATGTCGGTGTTTATGGTGCAGGGCGCCAGCGCCGGCATCATCGGTTCGCTGCTTGGCACGCTGCTCGGCGTGCTGCTGGCCACCAACCTGAATAACCTGATGCCGATCCTCGGCGCCTTGATCGACGGCGCTTCGCTGCCGGTGGCGGTCGATCCGCTGCAGGTGACGATCATCGCCGTGGTGGCGATGGCGGTTTCCCTGTTGTCCACGCTTTATCCTTCATGGCGCGCTGCCGCCGTACAACCCGCTGAGGCTTTACGTTATGAGTAA
- the lolD gene encoding lipoprotein-releasing ABC transporter ATP-binding protein LolD, whose product MSNHLLLQCDNLCKTYQEGNLHTDVLRNVSFAMQQGEMMAIVGSSGSGKSTLLHLLGGLDSPTSGEVIFKGESLNAMSSAAKAELRNRQLGFIYQFHHLLPDFTALENAAMPLLIGGAKPAQAQEKAREMLAAVGLEKRSKHRPSELSGGERQRVAIARALVNNPALVLADEPTGNLDKRTADSIFDLLGELNVRQGTAFLVVTHDLQLAKRLSRQLEMADGHLQAQLTLMGAE is encoded by the coding sequence ATGAGTAACCATCTTTTGCTGCAGTGTGACAACCTGTGCAAGACCTATCAGGAAGGCAATCTGCACACCGACGTGCTGCGCAACGTCAGCTTTGCCATGCAGCAGGGCGAGATGATGGCGATCGTCGGCAGCTCGGGTTCCGGCAAGAGCACCCTGTTGCACCTGCTGGGCGGGCTGGACTCACCGACCTCCGGCGAGGTGATTTTCAAGGGCGAATCGCTGAACGCCATGTCTTCGGCGGCCAAGGCCGAGCTGCGCAACCGCCAACTGGGCTTCATCTATCAGTTCCACCATCTGCTGCCGGACTTCACCGCGCTGGAAAACGCCGCCATGCCGCTGCTGATCGGCGGCGCCAAGCCGGCGCAGGCGCAGGAGAAGGCGCGGGAGATGCTGGCGGCGGTCGGGCTGGAAAAACGCAGCAAACACCGCCCGTCAGAGCTCTCCGGCGGCGAGCGTCAGCGCGTGGCGATCGCGCGTGCGCTGGTTAACAATCCGGCGCTGGTGCTGGCGGACGAACCGACCGGTAACCTGGACAAACGCACCGCGGACAGCATCTTCGATCTGCTGGGCGAGCTGAACGTGCGTCAGGGCACCGCTTTCCTGGTGGTGACGCACGATCTGCAGCTGGCCAAGCGTCTGAGCCGCCAGTTGGAAATGGCCGACGGCCACCTGCAGGCGCAGCTGACCCTGATGGGGGCCGAGTAA
- the lolE gene encoding lipoprotein-releasing ABC transporter permease subunit LolE, with product MAGASLSFLTALRFSRGRKRGGMVSLISVISTIGIALGVAVLIVGLSAMNGFERELKNRILAVVPHGELEPVNQPFSGWPSILQRVEKVPGIVAAAPYINFTGLMENGAQLRAVEVKGVDPQQESRLSALPQYVQGDAWANFKPGEQQVILGRGVADALGVKQGAYVTVMIPNSDPEMKLLQPKRIRLHVTGILQLSGQLDHSLALVPLADAQQYLDMGDSVTGIALKMNDVFAANKLVRDAGEVTNAYIYIKSWIGKYGYMYRDIQMIRAIMYLAMVLVIGVACFNIVSTLVMAVKDKSADIAVLRTLGAKDGFIRAIFIWYGLLAGLLGSLSGVVIGVIASLQLTNIIRGIEKLVGHSFLSGDIYFIDFLPSELHWLDVLIVLATAIVLSLLASWYPARRASRIDPARVLSGQ from the coding sequence ATGGCGGGAGCCTCACTGTCCTTCCTGACGGCCCTGCGTTTCAGCCGCGGCCGTAAACGCGGCGGCATGGTGTCGCTGATCTCGGTCATCTCCACCATCGGCATTGCGCTGGGGGTAGCGGTGCTGATCGTCGGCCTGAGCGCGATGAACGGCTTTGAGCGCGAGCTGAAGAACCGCATTCTGGCGGTGGTGCCGCATGGCGAACTCGAACCGGTCAATCAGCCGTTCAGCGGCTGGCCGTCGATTCTGCAGCGGGTGGAAAAGGTGCCGGGCATTGTGGCCGCCGCGCCGTACATCAACTTTACCGGCCTGATGGAGAACGGCGCACAGCTGCGCGCGGTGGAAGTCAAGGGCGTTGATCCGCAGCAGGAAAGCCGGCTGAGCGCGCTGCCGCAGTATGTGCAGGGCGACGCCTGGGCCAACTTCAAGCCCGGCGAGCAGCAGGTGATCCTCGGCAGGGGCGTGGCCGACGCGCTGGGCGTCAAGCAGGGCGCCTACGTGACGGTGATGATCCCCAACAGCGACCCGGAAATGAAGCTGCTGCAGCCGAAGCGCATTCGTCTGCACGTGACCGGCATTTTGCAGCTCAGCGGCCAGCTCGATCACAGCCTGGCGCTGGTGCCGTTGGCCGACGCGCAGCAGTATCTCGACATGGGTGACAGCGTCACGGGCATCGCGCTCAAGATGAACGACGTGTTCGCCGCCAACAAACTGGTGCGCGACGCCGGCGAAGTGACCAACGCCTACATTTACATCAAGAGCTGGATCGGCAAATACGGCTATATGTACCGCGACATCCAGATGATCCGCGCCATCATGTATCTGGCGATGGTGCTGGTGATCGGCGTAGCCTGCTTCAACATTGTCTCCACGCTGGTGATGGCGGTGAAAGACAAAAGCGCCGACATTGCGGTGCTACGCACCCTGGGCGCCAAAGACGGCTTTATCCGCGCCATCTTCATCTGGTATGGGCTGCTGGCCGGGCTGCTGGGCAGCCTGAGCGGCGTGGTGATCGGGGTGATCGCCTCGCTGCAGCTGACCAACATCATCCGGGGCATCGAGAAACTGGTCGGCCACTCCTTCCTGTCGGGCGATATCTACTTCATCGATTTCCTGCCTTCCGAGCTGCACTGGCTGGATGTGCTGATCGTGTTGGCGACCGCCATCGTGCTGAGCCTGTTGGCCAGTTGGTATCCGGCCAGGCGTGCCAGCCGCATCGATCCAGCGCGGGTGCTGAGCGGACAATAA
- the nagK gene encoding N-acetylglucosamine kinase: MYYGFDMGGTKIELGVFDDRLQRIWQKRVPTPREDYRQLLATLCDLTLEADAFCGRRGSVGIGIPGLPNDDDGTLFTANVPAAMGRPLPRDLAALIGREVRVDNDANCFALSEAWDDEFRRYPTVLGIILGTGVGGGLIVDGKTVPGRNYIAGEFGHLRLPVDALEVLGRDVPRVACGCGHQGCIENYISGRGFEWMYAHFYGRHLPATEIIAHYQAGEPQAVAHVDRFMDVLAICLGNLLTVLDPHLVVIGGGLSNFDAIYQALPQRLPAHLLRVARLPRIEKARYGDAGGVRGAAFLNLVNREK, from the coding sequence ATGTACTACGGTTTCGATATGGGTGGCACCAAGATTGAGCTGGGGGTATTCGACGACCGCCTGCAGCGCATTTGGCAAAAGCGGGTGCCGACGCCGCGTGAGGATTACCGGCAGCTGCTGGCCACGCTGTGCGATCTGACCCTTGAGGCGGATGCGTTTTGCGGCCGGCGCGGCAGCGTCGGCATCGGCATCCCAGGCCTGCCCAACGATGATGACGGCACGCTGTTTACCGCCAACGTGCCGGCGGCGATGGGGCGACCGCTGCCGCGCGATCTGGCGGCGCTGATCGGGCGCGAGGTGCGGGTCGATAACGACGCCAACTGCTTTGCGCTGTCGGAGGCCTGGGACGACGAGTTTCGCCGCTACCCGACGGTGCTGGGCATCATCCTCGGCACCGGCGTTGGCGGCGGGCTGATCGTCGACGGCAAGACGGTGCCTGGGCGCAACTATATCGCCGGCGAGTTCGGCCATTTGCGCCTGCCGGTGGACGCGCTCGAGGTGCTGGGGCGTGATGTGCCTCGCGTTGCCTGCGGGTGCGGCCATCAGGGTTGCATTGAAAATTACATATCGGGCCGCGGTTTCGAATGGATGTACGCCCATTTCTATGGCCGGCACTTGCCTGCCACCGAGATCATTGCGCATTATCAGGCGGGTGAGCCGCAGGCGGTGGCCCACGTCGACCGCTTTATGGACGTGCTGGCGATCTGCCTGGGCAACCTGCTGACGGTGCTGGATCCGCACCTGGTGGTGATCGGCGGCGGGCTGTCGAACTTCGACGCCATTTACCAGGCGTTGCCTCAGCGGCTGCCGGCGCACCTGCTGCGGGTGGCCCGGCTGCCGCGCATCGAGAAGGCGCGCTATGGTGACGCCGGCGGCGTGCGCGGTGCAGCGTTCCTCAATTTGGTCAACAGGGAAAAGTAA
- the cobB gene encoding Sir2 family NAD+-dependent deacetylase — MHTRHRLCQFRKSKHVLHQRFRSRIFHRDTMAAAELKKPFVVVLTGAGISAESGIRTFRAADGLWEEHRVEDVATPEGFQRDPALVQAFYNERRRQLQTEEIAPNAAHRALADLEEWLGDNFLLVTQNIDNLHERAGSKRVLHMHGELLKVRCTQSGQVFEWPGDLSVDDRCHCCQFPAPLRPHVVWFGEMPLGMDDIYQALSKADFFVAIGTSGHVYPAAGFVHEARLGGAYAMELNLEPSQVESQFDEKHYGLASEVVPRFVHKFLVGKVARADRP; from the coding sequence ATGCACACTCGCCATCGGCTGTGTCAGTTTCGCAAGAGTAAGCATGTGCTGCATCAGCGCTTTCGTTCACGCATTTTTCACCGTGACACCATGGCGGCGGCCGAGCTGAAAAAGCCGTTTGTGGTGGTGTTGACCGGGGCCGGCATTTCGGCCGAGTCGGGCATTCGCACCTTCCGCGCCGCGGATGGGCTATGGGAAGAGCACCGGGTGGAGGACGTCGCCACGCCGGAAGGTTTTCAGCGCGATCCGGCGCTGGTGCAGGCGTTTTACAACGAACGCCGCCGCCAGCTGCAGACGGAAGAGATCGCCCCGAACGCCGCGCACCGTGCGCTGGCGGACCTGGAAGAGTGGCTGGGGGACAACTTCCTGTTGGTCACGCAAAACATCGATAACCTGCATGAGCGCGCCGGCAGCAAGCGGGTGCTGCACATGCACGGCGAATTGCTGAAGGTGCGCTGCACCCAGTCGGGCCAGGTGTTCGAATGGCCCGGCGATCTCAGCGTTGACGACCGTTGCCACTGCTGCCAGTTCCCGGCGCCGCTGCGGCCGCACGTGGTGTGGTTCGGCGAGATGCCGCTGGGCATGGACGACATTTACCAGGCGCTGAGCAAGGCCGATTTCTTCGTCGCCATCGGCACCTCCGGCCACGTCTATCCGGCGGCCGGCTTCGTGCATGAGGCGCGGCTGGGCGGCGCCTACGCCATGGAACTGAACCTGGAACCGAGCCAGGTAGAGAGCCAGTTCGACGAGAAACACTACGGTCTTGCCAGCGAAGTGGTGCCGCGTTTTGTGCACAAATTCCTGGTGGGCAAGGTGGCGCGGGCCGACAGGCCCTGA